CGCTAGACCAATATCAATCATCGACTTTAAAAAACCTTCTTTTTTCGCTAGAGGTTGAGCCACGAATTCCTCAATTGGCATCcactgaaaaatgaaaaaaaaaactcgcTTACTTTAGAGAATAGTTCAACAGCAGACAGTTATAACATACTAAGCAATCATTACAGCATGTTTTCGAATCCTAAACATATAGAAGTTGATGCATATTTTTGGTTAATCTCAAGACTGTTAATCAACATGAAATGAGGTTCTATGTACTTTCAAGTTTCAACTACTAATAGAATAACTGAACATGACTTACCTCAGCGGCCTCAATCTCTAAGTCTTGTTTTTGGATGTCAAAGGAGAGCGGACGCAACAtgcaaacaaaaaataaatccgACTTATGGAAGAATGACTTGTGGCTTTGCCTGTAAAATAAGCCCAGTTTAACAGCATTAAGGACTCTAAAACTGTGCTCAAAATGAGAAGCACAACAATAAAATGACCCGGGAAGCAGTGGATGAACAGATTTGACTTgggacttgattttatttgaCTTGGGATCATTCACATTATCCAAATTCATAAGGTAACAGATTTAGAAAATGTAAGTCCAGAGACTGGGAAACAAAGGCATGGACTGAAAATAGAACAGTTTAAAAGCTTAAATCAAAGATCAAGTAAATTCCTCACATGAATGCTAAGACTTCCACGAATTCCGTGTCAATCTGTAAATGCAGATAATCAAAAGTTTTAGAAGAAATTAGATATCTAAAATTGTATAGAGATTTCACATGGTTGCAAGTTGTGTCTTAAGAAATAATAGATTTCATATTCATCACATACTCCCGTCTCTTCTTTAACTTCCCTTACTGCCCCAATGGATATATCTTCACCCTGTTGAAAAAGAGTTTGACATAGGGATGAACAAATTAAAATCACCATGGTTTTATAAGCATATACAAAACTCCTCAATTCTTAGATTCACACCTCATTTATCACTCCTGTAGGGAATTTCCATACACCGGTACCCTCGAAAACTCCACTATTTTCCTGAACTACtaaaatctataaaaaaaataaatcagaaaacagaaattaacaaaaaatacttCTCTTGCAGAACACAAATCTTCCAAAGTAGGAAATGAGGAGACAATTTCACAAAAGAATTGAGAAGTTAATGCTTGTCAAGAATAAGTGGCATTGTTTACCTCTCTTTTATCATTCATCACAAAAGCACCGATACCCACTCGATGTGTAGCATTTATAGGAAGGGTGTTAGCCGTTTCGGGAATCCAGTAAACAAGCATTAAGTAGTTTGGCTCAGCATGGTGGTACCAGAAGCCTTCCTACAATTTCAGTGAAGATAAGTGTAAGAATGCTGAAAGGTAGCACGCATCATGTGAGACTGAGATTACTATCGAAGGTACATGGAAGAACTTAAGTGCATAACAACGTAATTATATAACAGACTTGAAGTATACAAACATATAAGAAAAGAAACGCGGGACGGAAAGCAATTACCTTGACTGCAGCTTCAACAAGGTTTACTAGTTGAATTGGTAATTTAATCCACACACCTTTTTTACCCTGTCAATAATAAAAAAGATAGCAATAAAACTACTGAAAGCTAGTAATGCAATCTTTTGGTTCGAATGTACAACGACTTGACATACTGAATGCGAATCATTACTCATGCACAAGTCATTATCCAACCATAGTTGCAATATTCAATGAGCATAAGCTGGCATATCATATGCCAGTAAAGTCAATGCTCAACGCGCTCATAAGAATCCAGACAATGCTGGTCAATAAACATTGAATCAATTACCAGAAACAATCAAGTCAATTTTTTATAGTTCAGTTGCAATCTAGTGGCTTGGGTTGTACCTGCTGCCTCCAATGCGATACTGAAGTACGAAGCGAAGAAACAAAAATGTCACAATCCATAGGCTTATTCATATCAATAATAACACCATCGAAATGATCATTTGTTGCATTAAGTAACTCAACAGGTTCGAATCCATTTTCAGACACAGTTTGTTCCACTACAGATGATGATGACGAAACTGACATTTTCTTAATATTGAAAGAACTTTTAACTCTTCCTGTAAAACCTAATTTACCAACAACAGCAAAATAAACACTCCATTAGAGCTTTTTGATTAAGAGGAAGGAAAAAAATACAGCTAATTTTAGCAATTAAATACCCTGAGTAAGAAGAAAACATACCAGAAGTAAGGCGACGACTAGTTTTGATTGTTGAAGCAGGAATGCAAACTCTTCGATTTCCAATCGCACAATAATTCACGGTTTTGAAACAGAATTGCGAAGAAGTTCTACAGAGTGATTTAAACATCTAACTTCCAAAACCTGGATTAGACTTTTGATCAAATGTGTGTTAGTCCTCAAccgagttgggggagttgggtgtagtttggttttttcatgttagtcgtgggggagttcaaaCGAGTCTCTCtaaatctccgttagtcgtgggaaagtttagaagagtctcccgaaCTCCCTAGAAAATCCtattagtcgtgggggagtttgaaaaaaactctcaaactccctgttagtcgttaaaattagaatgatagggagttgGTGTTTTTGGGGGTAGTTCTAGAGAGTTTATAGTTTATTttttcctcactccaaatctctcaaaaaagtagagatttctggagagtctctcaaattccccacactcaaaacaccaaactctctcaaactcccacactctcttacacttcctcaaaatccccaaaattcaaaatacattaaactctcccaaactcacTGGTGGACTAACCCGGTgttgtttgattcaagatattaTTGATGTGAGAGAGACTAATAAAAAGACTTTGGGTGAGAAAAACCCACAGTCGTATTCAGCTCGTATAAGTGTATAATACTCTCGTATTGGACCGCCAGATATTTCCCTCAACAGTCCACATTAGAGTTTACGGATTACGGTGAATATTTGGACACGTCATTAGATAAGATGAGAGACAAATGTGAAAACCACTTACTCTTTACTGTCACTGTTCAACGTGTTTACCaaacacaaaaccctaaaattatttACTCTTTTACTTTACTCTTACAAAGTTTTTCATTTCACAAAATTTCAccgcttttttttttcctcttctcttTCAAAGTTTAATCTTCACTGGAAGttccattatttttttttactttcatccCCTGGaaattttcatttcttcttcttcgatgtcACTCACAGATTTATCTGAAGAAATTTCACCATTTTCAGTAACCGGAAATAATTTACTAGACAATTATCAACAAACACCTTCTTCATCAGAAATCGAGTTTCGGTCAGATTTACCTCTTCAGAAACTACGTCCTGTTAGAAATAATCAGTTTGTTACTGAATTTACAAACGGTTCTGCAAATTTTGACTCAATTTCACCTGATGTGAAAAATGAGGAGTGGTTTTGCTCACCGGTAAATGACTTACCGAGGAAAGACGATGGAGGCGGTGGAGTTGGTGTCGATGCTGGTGGTGGTGATAGTGAAAATCTTCGGTGGCCGCAGTCAGAGGCGTTAGCTTTGTTGAAAATTCGGTCAGAAATGGATTCTCAGTTTAGGGTTTCTTCAAACCCTAAAGGCCCGCTATGGGAAATTGTTTCCaggtaaaagttttttttttttttttttttgtctatgtaaatttttgtgattttaggggttttcattttgcaTGGAAAGATTTTTCTAAagaatttctaaaaccctaaccaGGAAACTTGAACAGATGGGTTACCATAGAGATCCTAATAATTGTGAACAGAAATTCAGAAACGTTTTCAATTATTACCAGAGCACTAAAGACTCGTCATCATTACAAGTTGAATGTTGCGAAAGCAGTAGAATTTACAAGTATTTCAGTGAGCTCGAGAATTTAGATAATTCTTATTCTTCTGATTATGAAAAACCTGTTTTTGATCAAACCAGATTACAGGATACAATTCAAAAGACTACTCAAGAACCAAATGTGAGTCGAATGGAAGAAGAAGTTGGTGTGAAAACAACACACTCGGGTTCGGCTGATACTGTATTACATGAATTTGGTTCTGATGCTGGAAATGAAAATGTGGATGATGAATTTGGTGAAAGTTTGAGTaggaagagaaagagagaaatccGCAACGAACTTAAAGATCACTTTGAGGATTTGGTGAGTAAAATGATGAAGAAGCAAGAGGATATGTATAAGGTATTACTTGAGACGATTGAGCAGAAGGAGAAAGATAGGATTACGAGAGAAGAGACTCGGAGGAATCTTGAAAGGGAGAGAATGAGGAAAGAGGAGGAGAGGAGGGCTCAAGATACTCAGCGAAGTTTAGCTCTCCTTTCGTTCTTAGGGAAGTTCTTCGGACAGCCGGAAATTAATACTCCGGAACCCCTGCGACAGCAGGAAATTAATACTCCACAATCCACGGGGCAGCAGATAATTAATATCCCGCAGTCACCGGAATTATGTAGGGAAATAGTTTTACATGATCAGAGTCATCAGAAAAAACAGAAGGTTGAAGGATCAGAATATATGTTAGATGCAAATTTCAAGAGATGGCCTAAACATGAAGTACAAGCCTTAATCTCCCTTCGAACTGCAATGGAGCATAAATTCCGAACTGGTGCGGCAAAAATTCCAATGTGGGAAGAGATATCTCTGGGAATGACTTCAATGGGGTTTACTAAGACTGCAAAGAAGTGTAAAGAGAAATGGGAAaatatcaacaagtacttcaaGAGAGCAGCGAGTAGTGGCAAAAAGCGATCGGAAAATGCAAAGACATGCCCATATTTTTACGAATTGGATATGCTGTACAAAAAACGTCTCATTAATCCTGAAAAGGCATCTGAGGCTGTCAAGGAAGAACCCCAAGAGAAAGAACCTCAAGAGAATAATTCTAATGGGGAAATGTTGACTACTTTGGCCCAAGTTTGTGATCTATTCTCCATGTCAGAGCCACTGTTGGAGCCCGCGGTTGGCGAATCAGGCTCCATGGACTTATCTTAATATCCATCCATCTAATATCTCTGATACTTCTGGAAGGTACACACGCATTTTATTTTAATGTACTATTTTGAGAATCATGAAAATCATTGTGGCATGACTCATATTCTTCAATAAACATTACTAGATTATAGTCAATAGGGAAACAACAAAAATACTCCGTTCCATGTAATATATTAGGGTTCACTGTTAAATTCCTTTTTGTGATATGTAGCATTATCAAAATAAAGTGCTTCCATGTAATCTCGATAAACTCACTTGTGGTTCAACTTGAAGATCCACTGTAAAATGGAAATTCATGGACTGAACAGATTAGTATTCACAGCaaccaaaaaaaatatgaata
This is a stretch of genomic DNA from Papaver somniferum cultivar HN1 chromosome 1, ASM357369v1, whole genome shotgun sequence. It encodes these proteins:
- the LOC113302071 gene encoding nudix hydrolase 2-like — encoded protein: MFKSLCRTSSQFCFKTVNYCAIGNRRVCIPASTIKTSRRLTSGFTGRVKSSFNIKKMSVSSSSSVVEQTVSENGFEPVELLNATNDHFDGVIIDMNKPMDCDIFVSSLRTSVSHWRQQGKKGVWIKLPIQLVNLVEAAVKEGFWYHHAEPNYLMLVYWIPETANTLPINATHRVGIGAFVMNDKREILVVQENSGVFEGTGVWKFPTGVINEGEDISIGAVREVKEETGIDTEFVEVLAFMQSHKSFFHKSDLFFVCMLRPLSFDIQKQDLEIEAAEWMPIEEFVAQPLAKKEGFLKSMIDIGLAKIDKGYTGFSSVPTTLSFSNQQSCLYVNSRDLFHQNL
- the LOC113302077 gene encoding trihelix transcription factor GTL1-like translates to MSLTDLSEEISPFSVTGNNLLDNYQQTPSSSEIEFRSDLPLQKLRPVRNNQFVTEFTNGSANFDSISPDVKNEEWFCSPVNDLPRKDDGGGGVGVDAGGGDSENLRWPQSEALALLKIRSEMDSQFRVSSNPKGPLWEIVSRLQDTIQKTTQEPNVSRMEEEVGVKTTHSGSADTVLHEFGSDAGNENVDDEFGESLSRKRKREIRNELKDHFEDLVSKMMKKQEDMYKVLLETIEQKEKDRITREETRRNLERERMRKEEERRAQDTQRSLALLSFLGKFFGQPEINTPEPLRQQEINTPQSTGQQIINIPQSPELCREIVLHDQSHQKKQKVEGSEYMLDANFKRWPKHEVQALISLRTAMEHKFRTGAAKIPMWEEISLGMTSMGFTKTAKKCKEKWENINKYFKRAASSGKKRSENAKTCPYFYELDMLYKKRLINPEKASEAVKEEPQEKEPQENNSNGEMLTTLAQVCDLFSMSEPLLEPAVGESGSMDLS